Genomic segment of Candidatus Binatia bacterium:
ACGGGAAGGCACTGCCGCTCCATGGCCTGAAGATTTCTTCGCGCCGTGCGCAGACTTTCGGCGATAGTAGTTCAGGGGCGTATCGAGGGGCGAACGGAAAGCGCCGTATGGAATCCGTTGCCGTAATTGTGCCCATCACTTGGCGGCGGGGGGGACATATCTGCGTGGCCTCGCGTCGCGCCGGGTCAGGGAAGTCGGCGTGCCCCGGTGCCGCGAGGGCGTGAATGCGTCCCGCTGCCGGGCGAGTGGGACGCCGGAATCCTCCACTGTGACGGCCGCGATCGGGTCTGCTATCCATCGCGCATGCAGGAGACGACTCCCGCCGGACATCGTTCCGGGTTTGTGGCCATAATCGGCCGGCCTAACGTCGGTAAATCGACGCTGCTCAACCGTATTCTCGGGCAGAAGGTGGCGATCGTCACGCCCAAGCCGCAGACGACGCGCTCGCGCATCCTGGGCATCAAGACGCTGCCCGACGCCCAACTCGCCTTCATAGATACTCCCGGCCTGCACCACGCCCGCAATCTAATCAACCGCCGCATGGTCGAAACCGCGGAGCGCGCCGTCGCCGAAGCCGACGTCGTGCTCTGGGTGGTCGATGCGACCGAGGGTGTTGCCGGCGCCGACCGCGACATCGGCGAACGGCTGGTGGTCGAACGGCGCCAGGTCTGCGTTGCCCTCAACAAAATCGACCGCGTAGCGCGCGTCGCCCTGCTGCCGATCCTGACCCAACTGGCCGCGTTGCTCCCCGAGCGCGACCTCGTGCCGGTCAGCGCCCAGACCGGCGAAAACCTCGACACTCTGCTGGGCCAACTCGTGGCCTCCGTGCCCGAAGGGCCGCGCTACTACGATCCGGAGACGTTTACCGATCAGACCGAGCGTGCCCTGGTGCAAGAAACGGTGCGCGAGCAGGTGCTGCTCCAGACCCGGCAGGAAGTTCCCTACGCCGTCGCCGTGACGATCGACAAGTTCGAAGAAAAGGGTCGCCTCGCGGTCATTGCCGCGACGATCCACGTCGAACGCGACTCGCAAAAAGGGATTGTCATCGGTGCGCGTGCCGGGCGCATCAAGGCTATTGGCACGGCGGCCCGCCAGGAACTCGAACGCCTGCTCGACCGCAAGATTCACCTGGAACTGTTCGTACGGGTGCAGGCGGATTGGACCACTCGCGAAGCCATGCTGCGAGAGTTCGGGATCTGAAGTGAGGAAGTCGAAACCCCGGAGTTCGAGGTCCGGCGCGGGCGGACCGCCGCGGGCGGGCCGGCGCGGCGCCGGGCTGCCGCGGGACCGTGACGGCGCGGTGGACAGTCTCGCGCGGGATGGAATCGACGAGGTGGCGGCGCCCGTCCCACCGCTGCGCGTGCCGATCGTGGCCATCGTGGGGCGGCCGAACGTCGGCAAGTCGACGCTGTACAATCGGCTGGCGCGGACGCAGGCGGCGATCGTCGATGCGCAGCCAGGCGTGACGCGCGACCGCAACATCGCTCCGGCGCAATGGGGCGACCGCAGGATTCTGTTGGTCGACACCGGCGGGTACGAAGACGTCGACCGCTCGGCGGTTGCCGCGGCGGTCCGCGAACAGAGTGCCCTGGCCTCGGAAGAAGCCGATGCCGTGATCGCGTTGTTCGACGGGCGCGCCGGACTCAATCCGGTCGACCGCGAGTTCGTGCAACGCCTGCGCGGCCTCGGCAAGCCGGTGTTCTTCGCCGCCAACAAGCTCGATACCGGGCGCCTCGAGGACGAGGCGGCGGAATTCTACGCCCTCGGGGTCGGCGAGGTGTTCCCGATTTCGGCGGCGCATGGGGTCGGGGTTGGCGAGTTGATGGACCGTGTGCTGGCGGCGCTGCCCGAGGACGGCGGCGGCGCCGTCGCGGCGGCTCCCGGTGCCGTGCGTCTGGCCATTGTGGGGCGGCCGAATGTCGGCAAGTCGTCGTTGCTGAACCGGCTCGTGGGCTTCGAGCGTTCGATCGTCGATGCGACCCCGGGGACCACCCGCGACGCGATCGACACGCCGTTTCGGTGCGGAGAGCGGGACTACGTGCTGGTCGACACGGCAGGGATCCGCCGGCGCCCGCGGGTCCACGAAGTGGTCGAGCGCGCCAGTGCGGTACGGGCGTTGCGCGCGCTCGAACGGGCCGAGGCGGCACTGGTGGTGTTGGACGCGGCGGCGGGAATCACCGAGCAGGATGCGCGCATCGCCGGGTACGCCTGGGAGCGGGGCCGGGCGGCGTTGCTGGTGATCAACAAGTGGGACGCCGTGCCGCGGGCGCAGCGCGACCGAGGCACCTTCGCGCGCGGGATTCGGGAGCGCTACCCGACGCTGGCCGCGTTGCCGACGGTGTTCGTGTCGGCCCGGACCGGCGTTTATCTCGACGAGCTGTTCCCGGCCCTGGAGCGGTTGGTGGTGGCGCACCGCCAGCGTCTGCGCACCGTGGAGCTGAATCGGGTGCTGGAGAGCGCCGCCGCCCAGGCGGCGCCGCCCAGCGTCCGCGGCCGGCGGCCGCGCTTTTACTACGCGACGCAGACGCGCACCGCCCCACCGACCATCACCGTATTCACGAGCAATCCGGCCCTCGTGCAACCCGTCTACGAGCGGTACTTGCTGAACACGTTCCGCGCCGCCTTCGCTCTCGACGGCGTGCCGTTGCGACTGCGGTTCGTCAAGTCGCGCGGCAACCGGGAAGCGAGCGGCGACGTCTGAGCGGAGGCGCCAGCGCCTCCTTCCAGGCTACGCGATTCCCTGGTCGCGATAGCGCTGGGCGTGCGCGACGTAGTGCTGCGCGGCGTCGCGGAGGTGCGCCAGTTCTTCCGGCGTGAGGAGGCGGCTCGCCCTGGCTGGCCGGCCGAGGACGAGATGCCCCGGGGGAATGCCGGTCCCGGGCGTCACCAGCGAGCCGGCGGCGATCAGGCAGCGGTCGCCGATTTCGGCGCCGTCGAGGACGATGGCGCCGATGCCGACCAGGCAGCCGTCGCCGACGCGGCAGCCGTGCAGAACGACCCCGTGGCCGACGGTGACGTCGTCGCCGACCACGGTCGCCCAGCGGCCGGTGGTGACATGAATGGTGCTGTTGTCCTGAATGTTCGTGCGGGCGCCGATGCGGACGTAGTGAACGTCGCCGCGGACGACGGTGTTGAACCAGAGGCTGGACTGCGGGCCGATCTGAACGTCGCCGATGACGTGGGCGCTGGCCTGCACGTAAGCCGTCGGGTCGACCTGCGGCACGGTGCCGCCGTACGGGATCACCATGGCGGGCACCCTACGCGATGGTCGGCGCGGGCTCAACGGCGCGGCGCGCGGGTTCGAGCGGGATCGAACGCGCGCCGCAGGCGGCGCCGACCACAACATGTAGTGTGGCGGGACTGCTGCTTGCCAAAGCCGTAGGGGTTTGTTAGGTGAGCGCATGGAAAACGTTGCAGGCGAAATCGACGCGATGCACAGGCCCATCTGCCCGCCGGCAGGTGGGCCTGTGTGCATCTGGAAACCGCCGGCAGGCAGCGCCGCATGGTCGGGCGGAGGAGAGGCCGATGTTCACCTATGACATGCCCGAAGGGCTGACGTTCGACGACGTTCTGCTCTTGCCGGCGGAGTCGGACTTCCTGCCTCGCGAGGCCGACACATCCACTCAGCTCACTCCGCAGATCCGTCTCAACATCCCCTTCATAAGCGCCGCGATGGACACGGTGACCGAGTCGCGCACGGCTATCGCCATGGCGCAGGAAGGCGGCATCGGCGCCATTCACCGTAACCTCAGCATTCCGCAGCAGGCCCTCGAGGTCGAGAAGGTCAAGAAGTACGAGAGCGGGATGATTCTCGACCCGGTCACGGTGGAGCCCGAACAGCGCATCGCCGATGCCATCGAGGTCATGGCCCGCTACAAGATCTCCGGTCTGCCCGTCACGCGCGACGGTAAGCTCGTGGGGATTCTGACCAACCGCGACCTGCGTTTCGAGAAGCGGCTCGACCGCCGGGTGGCCGAGGTGATGACCCGCGACAACCTGATTACGGGTCATCCCGGCATTCCCATGGAGGAGGCCAAGGAGATCCTGCACGCCAATCGGATCGAGAAGCTCCTCATCGTCGACAATCAGAATCGGCTGAAGGGCCTGATTACGGTCAAGGACATCCAGAAAGCGGCGCAGTTCCCTAACGCCTGCAAGGACGGCTTCGGCCGCCTGCGCGTCGCCGCCGCGATCGGCACCGGCGAGGATCGCGAACCGCGCGTCGAAGCGCTGGTGCGCGCCGGCGCCGACGTGCTGGTCATCGACACCGCGCACGGGCATTCCAGCAACGTCGTGGACACGCTGCAGTGGGCGAAGCGCTCGTACCCGACGGTGGAAGTGGTTGCCGGCAACGTCGCCACCGCCGAGGGCGCCCGGGCGCTCGCGCGCGCCGGCGCCGACGCGCTCAAGGTCGGCATGGGGCCGGCGTCGATCTGCACGACGCGGGTCGTGTCCGGCGTCGGCGTGCCGCAGCTCACCGCGGTCGCCGACTGTGCCAGGGTGGCGCGCGACTTCGGTATTCCGATCGTCGCCGACGGCGGCATCAAGTTCTCCGGCGACGTCACCAAGGGCCTGGCCGCGGGGGCGCACGTGGTCATGATCGGCGGCCTGTTCGCCGGCACCGAGGAAAGCCCCGGCGAGACGGTCCTTTACCAGGGGCGCACGTACAAGCTGTACCGGGGCATGGGTTCGCTCGAAGCGATGCGGGAGCGCGAGGGCAGCCGCAATCGCTACATGCAGGACGACGAGGTCGAGACGATGAAGCTCGTGCCGGAAGGCATCGAAGGGCGGGTTCCCTACAAGGGCTCGCTGTCGTTCATTGTCGCCCAGCTCGTCGGCGGCCTCAGGGCCGGCATGGGCTACTGCGGATGCCGCACCGTCGCGGCCCTGCACGAGGACGCTCGTTTCGTCAAGGTCTCGCAGGCGGCGCTGGCCGAGAGCCATGTGCACGACGTGTTCATGACGAAAGAGCCGCCGAATTACAGGAGAGATTGAAGGCGGCGGTGGTCGAGCTTCGGGTGGCCGGTCGTCGGCCGGAGGAGGAGGAGTTGCGTTGGACGGGAGGAGTGGTTGCGGTGCGGGGGTGGCGCGCGGCGGTGGGGTTTGGGCGGGCGGCGAACGACCGATGACCGGCGGCGATTGGTGCGATGATTCTCATCCTCGACTTCGGTAGTCAGTACACGCAGCTCATCGCCCGCCGGGTGCGCGAGCTGCGCGTCTATTGCGAAATCCATCCCT
This window contains:
- the era gene encoding GTPase Era, whose protein sequence is MPRGRECVPLPGEWDAGILHCDGRDRVCYPSRMQETTPAGHRSGFVAIIGRPNVGKSTLLNRILGQKVAIVTPKPQTTRSRILGIKTLPDAQLAFIDTPGLHHARNLINRRMVETAERAVAEADVVLWVVDATEGVAGADRDIGERLVVERRQVCVALNKIDRVARVALLPILTQLAALLPERDLVPVSAQTGENLDTLLGQLVASVPEGPRYYDPETFTDQTERALVQETVREQVLLQTRQEVPYAVAVTIDKFEEKGRLAVIAATIHVERDSQKGIVIGARAGRIKAIGTAARQELERLLDRKIHLELFVRVQADWTTREAMLREFGI
- the der gene encoding ribosome biogenesis GTPase Der; the protein is MDSLARDGIDEVAAPVPPLRVPIVAIVGRPNVGKSTLYNRLARTQAAIVDAQPGVTRDRNIAPAQWGDRRILLVDTGGYEDVDRSAVAAAVREQSALASEEADAVIALFDGRAGLNPVDREFVQRLRGLGKPVFFAANKLDTGRLEDEAAEFYALGVGEVFPISAAHGVGVGELMDRVLAALPEDGGGAVAAAPGAVRLAIVGRPNVGKSSLLNRLVGFERSIVDATPGTTRDAIDTPFRCGERDYVLVDTAGIRRRPRVHEVVERASAVRALRALERAEAALVVLDAAAGITEQDARIAGYAWERGRAALLVINKWDAVPRAQRDRGTFARGIRERYPTLAALPTVFVSARTGVYLDELFPALERLVVAHRQRLRTVELNRVLESAAAQAAPPSVRGRRPRFYYATQTRTAPPTITVFTSNPALVQPVYERYLLNTFRAAFALDGVPLRLRFVKSRGNREASGDV
- a CDS encoding gamma carbonic anhydrase family protein: MVIPYGGTVPQVDPTAYVQASAHVIGDVQIGPQSSLWFNTVVRGDVHYVRIGARTNIQDNSTIHVTTGRWATVVGDDVTVGHGVVLHGCRVGDGCLVGIGAIVLDGAEIGDRCLIAAGSLVTPGTGIPPGHLVLGRPARASRLLTPEELAHLRDAAQHYVAHAQRYRDQGIA
- the guaB gene encoding IMP dehydrogenase; the protein is MFTYDMPEGLTFDDVLLLPAESDFLPREADTSTQLTPQIRLNIPFISAAMDTVTESRTAIAMAQEGGIGAIHRNLSIPQQALEVEKVKKYESGMILDPVTVEPEQRIADAIEVMARYKISGLPVTRDGKLVGILTNRDLRFEKRLDRRVAEVMTRDNLITGHPGIPMEEAKEILHANRIEKLLIVDNQNRLKGLITVKDIQKAAQFPNACKDGFGRLRVAAAIGTGEDREPRVEALVRAGADVLVIDTAHGHSSNVVDTLQWAKRSYPTVEVVAGNVATAEGARALARAGADALKVGMGPASICTTRVVSGVGVPQLTAVADCARVARDFGIPIVADGGIKFSGDVTKGLAAGAHVVMIGGLFAGTEESPGETVLYQGRTYKLYRGMGSLEAMREREGSRNRYMQDDEVETMKLVPEGIEGRVPYKGSLSFIVAQLVGGLRAGMGYCGCRTVAALHEDARFVKVSQAALAESHVHDVFMTKEPPNYRRD